A section of the Mesobacillus jeotgali genome encodes:
- a CDS encoding sugar-binding transcriptional regulator — translation MEKEKLLKIIEAAKLYYLLDYNQNDIAKELGVSRPTVSRFLQIAKQEGIVDIKIMDPTEDVENLSLQLEQKFGLKKAIVTHIPQYEDSVIKKYIGEKAAAFLNEVVDHDDIIGVTWGTTLYHVALELKQKPCKNVKVVQLKGGVSHSETNTYANEILYLFGKAFNSAPHHLPLPAIVDHIVVKQAMEADRHIKKILEMGKQSSIAVYTIGPIKSESLLFQLGYFTEEDLQVIYSKAVGDICSRFFDKDGNVCNENLNARTLGIELEELKKKKYSILVAGGAHKIDGIYGALKGKFTNVLVTDQFTAKFLLDKF, via the coding sequence ATGGAAAAAGAAAAATTATTGAAGATAATCGAGGCGGCAAAGTTATATTATCTGTTAGATTATAACCAGAATGATATTGCAAAAGAGCTGGGGGTGTCGAGACCAACAGTTTCCAGGTTCCTGCAAATTGCAAAGCAGGAGGGAATAGTGGATATCAAAATCATGGATCCGACCGAGGATGTTGAAAACCTGTCACTACAGCTTGAACAAAAGTTTGGGCTTAAAAAAGCAATTGTTACCCATATTCCACAGTACGAAGACAGTGTCATTAAAAAATATATAGGGGAGAAGGCTGCCGCTTTTTTGAATGAAGTCGTCGATCATGACGATATCATCGGTGTCACATGGGGAACCACGCTGTACCATGTGGCTCTGGAACTGAAGCAAAAGCCATGCAAGAACGTCAAGGTCGTTCAGTTGAAGGGCGGAGTCAGCCATTCTGAAACGAATACGTATGCAAATGAAATTCTGTACTTATTTGGCAAGGCCTTCAACAGTGCGCCTCACCATCTTCCGCTGCCTGCAATCGTTGACCATATTGTTGTAAAGCAAGCGATGGAGGCGGACAGGCATATCAAGAAAATCCTTGAAATGGGGAAGCAGTCATCCATCGCTGTTTATACAATCGGGCCAATAAAATCAGAGTCATTATTGTTCCAGCTCGGCTATTTTACAGAAGAAGACCTGCAAGTGATCTATTCAAAAGCGGTAGGGGATATTTGTTCGCGCTTCTTCGATAAAGATGGAAATGTATGCAACGAAAACCTGAATGCGAGAACACTGGGGATTGAACTGGAAGAATTAAAGAAGAAAAAGTATTCAATCCTAGTGGCAGGCGGAGCCCATAAAATTGATGGTATTTATGGCGCATTAAAAGGGAAGTTTACAAATGTGCTCGTAACAGACCAATTCACAGCAAAATTTCTTTTGGACAAGTTTTAA
- the trmL gene encoding tRNA (uridine(34)/cytosine(34)/5-carboxymethylaminomethyluridine(34)-2'-O)-methyltransferase TrmL, translating into MALHVVLYQPLIPANTGNIARTCAGTDTELHLIRPLGFSTDDKMLKRAGLDYWEHVKIHYYDSLDDFYQKNEGGEFFYVTKFGKRAHSDFDYSATDQDFFFIFGRETTGLPEEVIEKNMDRCLRLPMNENIRSLNLSNTAAILIYEALRQQDYRDLRKY; encoded by the coding sequence ATGGCATTGCATGTTGTATTATACCAGCCGCTCATTCCAGCAAATACTGGAAATATCGCGCGCACATGCGCCGGCACTGATACCGAGCTTCACTTGATCAGGCCGTTGGGATTCTCCACGGATGACAAAATGCTGAAGCGTGCCGGGTTGGATTATTGGGAACACGTAAAGATCCATTACTATGATTCGCTCGATGATTTTTATCAGAAGAACGAGGGTGGAGAATTTTTCTACGTGACCAAATTTGGCAAGAGGGCGCATTCTGATTTTGATTATAGTGCAACCGATCAAGATTTCTTCTTTATCTTTGGCCGAGAGACAACCGGACTTCCTGAAGAAGTCATTGAAAAAAATATGGACAGATGCCTTAGGCTGCCAATGAATGAAAATATTCGTTCTCTTAACCTGTCCAACACAGCCGCAATTTTAATTTATGAGGCACTGAGACAGCAGGACTATCGAGATTTGCGCAAATATTAG
- a CDS encoding C39 family peptidase, which yields MNKKIWVRTLSVGAIFLATFLGAEKIRSIEDPTAEARAEEVPKITRTEAHFVKKNADHTDYLIEFTKKEDRTIINGVPHISQLPELQRGCEVTSLSMLLHYQGTAVDKMTLASEIHKIPFRDENYVRGNPYDGFVGDIYTFSKSGYGVYHGPVASLAETYLPGKIMDITGQSFDAILKLINSGSPVWVIINSTFAPLPESEFTTWKTNTGNVKITYREHSVVIVGYDKNYIYVNDPLAAEGYKPVHRKAFEQAWIQMGSQAIGIEK from the coding sequence TTGAATAAAAAAATTTGGGTCAGGACATTATCTGTGGGAGCAATTTTCCTCGCCACCTTCCTGGGTGCGGAGAAAATACGATCGATTGAAGATCCAACTGCGGAGGCAAGAGCAGAAGAAGTGCCAAAAATCACCCGTACAGAAGCTCATTTCGTGAAAAAAAATGCCGATCACACAGACTATCTTATAGAATTTACGAAAAAAGAAGATAGAACAATAATTAATGGTGTCCCTCACATCAGCCAGCTACCAGAATTACAACGGGGCTGTGAAGTCACCAGCCTTTCTATGCTGCTGCACTATCAAGGCACCGCGGTGGATAAGATGACTTTAGCCAGTGAAATACATAAAATTCCTTTCCGCGACGAGAATTATGTGCGAGGCAATCCGTATGATGGATTTGTTGGTGATATCTACACATTCAGCAAATCTGGCTACGGAGTCTATCACGGGCCAGTGGCCAGTCTGGCAGAAACTTACCTTCCCGGCAAAATCATGGATATTACAGGACAATCATTTGATGCTATATTAAAGCTGATTAACAGTGGATCGCCGGTGTGGGTCATCATCAATTCGACTTTTGCTCCTCTGCCCGAATCTGAATTCACCACCTGGAAAACCAATACCGGGAATGTCAAAATCACCTACAGAGAGCATAGTGTCGTAATTGTAGGCTATGATAAAAACTACATTTACGTTAACGACCCTCTTGCTGCCGAAGGATATAAGCCAGTTCATCGCAAAGCGTTCGAACAGGCCTGGATTCAAATGGGCAGCCAGGCAATTGGCATTGAAAAATGA
- a CDS encoding glycine betaine uptake BCCT transporter, with protein sequence MKKDSSVFFISIAILLLMVLFGVFVPEKLESVTANIQAFITDSLGWYYLILVSLIVVICLYFLISPLGRIKLGKQDDRPEFSTPTWFAMLFSAGMGIGLVFWGTAEPISHYMVSTPTGVEPGSEQAIRDSMRFTFFHWGIHAWAIYGIVALVLAYFNFRHGKPGLISATLSPILGDRTEGAAGKAVDVISVVATVIGVATTLGFGAVQINGGLSYLFGLPTGFLTQLVIVLVVTVLFTISALSGLGKGIKILSNANMILAALLLAAMLIFGPTQFILNLFTNTIGTYLQNLPAMSFRIAPLNEEVRSWINGWTIFYWAWWIAWAPFVGIFIARVSKGRTIREFVFGVLLVPSLIGFLWFSAFGGSAIMLEHEGIANLSQLATEESLFGVFANYPMSSLLSILALILIGTFFITSADSGTFVLGMMTTNGSLTPGNKIKLTWGIMLAAISLVLLYSGGLQALQNTMIVAALPFSVIMALMAFSLIKALRQEAKELGIGKIPKRKPE encoded by the coding sequence ATGAAAAAGGATTCATCTGTGTTTTTTATCTCAATCGCAATCTTACTTCTGATGGTCCTGTTCGGTGTGTTTGTTCCAGAAAAACTTGAATCTGTTACAGCCAATATTCAGGCATTTATCACTGATTCATTAGGTTGGTATTATTTAATCCTAGTATCTTTAATTGTTGTAATATGTCTTTATTTCTTGATCAGTCCATTGGGAAGGATCAAATTAGGCAAGCAGGATGACCGTCCGGAATTCTCGACACCGACCTGGTTTGCCATGCTTTTCAGTGCAGGCATGGGGATTGGGCTGGTTTTCTGGGGAACTGCTGAGCCAATCAGCCACTATATGGTTTCGACACCCACTGGAGTAGAGCCGGGATCAGAACAGGCAATCCGAGATTCCATGAGATTCACATTTTTCCATTGGGGCATCCATGCATGGGCCATCTATGGAATAGTGGCATTGGTACTGGCTTATTTCAATTTCCGCCATGGGAAGCCCGGATTGATCAGTGCTACGCTCAGCCCTATATTGGGTGACCGCACAGAAGGGGCAGCCGGAAAAGCGGTAGATGTAATCTCAGTTGTCGCGACGGTAATAGGTGTGGCAACGACTTTAGGATTTGGAGCTGTACAAATTAACGGGGGACTTTCTTACCTGTTTGGATTACCTACTGGTTTCTTGACTCAATTAGTAATAGTCTTGGTCGTGACAGTTTTGTTTACCATTTCAGCATTGTCGGGACTAGGCAAGGGAATTAAGATCCTAAGTAATGCGAATATGATTCTGGCAGCACTGCTGCTTGCAGCCATGTTGATATTTGGACCAACGCAATTTATACTAAACCTGTTCACAAACACCATCGGTACTTATCTTCAGAACCTCCCTGCAATGAGCTTCCGTATTGCACCGTTGAATGAAGAAGTCCGTTCATGGATCAATGGCTGGACCATTTTTTATTGGGCATGGTGGATTGCATGGGCGCCATTTGTAGGAATCTTTATAGCTCGAGTTTCTAAAGGCAGGACGATCAGGGAGTTTGTATTCGGTGTTCTTCTTGTACCTTCCCTGATCGGTTTCCTATGGTTTTCCGCTTTTGGCGGGTCAGCAATCATGCTGGAGCATGAAGGAATTGCTAATCTTTCTCAGCTTGCGACTGAAGAGTCATTGTTTGGGGTCTTTGCCAATTATCCGATGAGTTCATTATTGTCCATCCTGGCACTCATTCTTATCGGTACTTTCTTTATCACTTCTGCAGATTCAGGGACATTCGTTTTAGGAATGATGACGACGAATGGTTCTTTAACACCAGGTAACAAAATCAAACTTACTTGGGGAATCATGCTTGCGGCAATTTCCCTTGTACTGCTGTACTCTGGCGGTTTACAGGCGCTGCAAAACACCATGATTGTCGCTGCATTGCCATTCTCCGTCATAATGGCATTGATGGCCTTCAGTTTAATTAAGGCATTAAGACAGGAGGCAAAAGAGCTGGGTATTGGCAAAATACCTAAGCGAAAGCCTGAATAG
- a CDS encoding NRDE family protein has translation MCLILFAYKGHPRYKLVIAANRDEAYARETAPAHFWEDAPELLAGRDLVKMGTWMGVTANGRFAALTNYRDPSEQTAGKRTRGELVADYLKGTVKPEMYLQKMAQLRHEYPGYNLLTGDLQELYYYSNTADKLLRVEPGIHGVSNHLLDTDWPKVEKGKEGLKKILTEDSTDLPDSLFSLLENADPAPDHLLPSTGVSLEWERLLSPMFIKSEGYGTISSTVILMNDREIYFNERVFKEDQRSNQEFLITL, from the coding sequence ATGTGTTTGATTTTATTTGCCTACAAAGGGCACCCAAGGTATAAGCTGGTCATCGCTGCTAACAGGGATGAAGCATATGCTCGTGAAACTGCCCCAGCTCACTTTTGGGAAGACGCACCGGAGCTGCTTGCGGGGCGTGATCTTGTAAAGATGGGGACCTGGATGGGGGTGACTGCTAATGGCCGGTTTGCCGCCCTGACAAATTATCGTGATCCAAGTGAACAAACCGCTGGAAAAAGAACACGCGGGGAGCTTGTAGCGGATTATCTTAAGGGAACGGTAAAACCTGAAATGTATCTTCAGAAAATGGCTCAGCTGCGGCATGAATATCCCGGGTATAATCTTTTAACCGGTGACCTTCAAGAACTTTATTATTATTCAAACACTGCAGATAAATTGTTAAGAGTTGAGCCAGGCATCCACGGAGTCAGCAACCATTTACTTGATACTGATTGGCCAAAAGTTGAAAAAGGCAAAGAAGGGTTGAAAAAAATCCTGACTGAAGACTCTACTGACCTGCCAGACAGCTTATTTAGCCTATTGGAAAATGCCGATCCTGCACCTGACCATTTACTTCCTTCGACGGGAGTTTCACTTGAGTGGGAACGCCTGCTGTCACCTATGTTCATTAAAAGTGAAGGATACGGGACGATAAGCTCGACTGTCATTTTAATGAATGACAGAGAAATCTATTTTAATGAACGGGTTTTTAAGGAAGATCAGCGATCAAACCAGGAGTTTTTAATAACGCTCTAA
- a CDS encoding PrkA family serine protein kinase translates to MDILKKIEMYRQGEEKLKWEGTFREYLEIVKEQPWVAQSAHSRVYNMIKDAGIESDKGKKRYSFFNSQLFGLEEALERLVEEYFHPAAKRLDVRKRILLLMGPVSGGKSTLVTMLKRGLEAYSHTDRGAIYAIKGCPMHEDPLHMIPHHLRKDFYDEYGIRIEGNLSPLNMMRLEQEYGGRIEDVVVERIFFSEDKRTGIGTFSPSDPKSQDIADLTGSIDFSTIAEYGSESDPRAYRFDGELNKANRGMMEFQEMLKCDEKFLWHLLSLTQEGNFKAGRFALISADELIVAHTNETEYRSFISNKKNEALHSRIIVMPIPYNLKVSEEEKIYEKMIRESDVNDVHIAPHTLRVAAMFTILTRLKDPKKGDIDLIKKMRLYDGESVEGYNRADVEELKKEHQDEGMSGIDPRYVINRISSTIIRKEITTINALDVLRSLKEGLDQHPSITSDTRERYLNYISLARKEYDDIAKKEVQKAFVYSYEESAKTLMDNYLDNVEAYCNKAKMRDQLTGEEINPDEKLMRSIEEQIGISENAKKAFREEILIRISAYARKGKRFDYNSHDRLREAIQKKLFADLKDVVKITTSTKTPDETQLKKINNVVARLIDEHGYNSTSANELLRYVGSLLNR, encoded by the coding sequence ATGGATATTTTAAAAAAGATTGAAATGTATCGCCAGGGTGAAGAGAAGCTTAAATGGGAAGGGACGTTCAGGGAGTATCTTGAGATTGTGAAGGAACAGCCATGGGTGGCGCAATCGGCACATTCGCGTGTATATAATATGATCAAAGATGCAGGAATCGAAAGTGATAAAGGCAAAAAACGCTATTCTTTCTTTAATTCTCAATTATTCGGCCTCGAGGAAGCGCTGGAGAGGCTTGTCGAGGAGTATTTCCATCCAGCAGCAAAAAGGCTGGATGTCAGAAAAAGGATCTTATTGCTGATGGGTCCTGTCAGCGGAGGTAAATCTACACTTGTCACAATGCTAAAAAGAGGTCTGGAAGCATATTCGCATACAGACAGAGGGGCTATTTATGCAATAAAGGGCTGTCCGATGCATGAAGATCCCCTCCATATGATACCGCACCATCTCCGCAAGGATTTTTATGATGAATATGGTATCCGGATTGAAGGGAATTTGTCTCCGCTAAATATGATGAGGCTTGAGCAGGAATATGGGGGCAGGATTGAAGATGTCGTGGTGGAAAGGATCTTCTTCTCTGAAGATAAAAGAACGGGAATCGGTACGTTCAGCCCATCCGACCCGAAATCCCAGGATATTGCGGACTTGACTGGAAGCATCGACTTTTCTACTATCGCTGAATATGGATCTGAATCCGATCCGCGTGCATACCGATTTGACGGCGAGCTGAATAAAGCGAACCGAGGTATGATGGAGTTTCAGGAAATGCTGAAGTGTGATGAAAAATTCCTCTGGCATTTGCTGAGCTTGACGCAGGAAGGCAATTTTAAAGCTGGAAGATTCGCTTTGATCAGCGCGGACGAATTGATTGTCGCGCATACGAATGAAACGGAGTATCGTTCATTCATCTCCAATAAAAAGAATGAAGCGCTGCATTCAAGGATCATCGTAATGCCAATTCCGTATAATTTGAAGGTGTCAGAAGAAGAGAAAATCTATGAAAAGATGATCAGGGAGAGCGACGTCAATGATGTGCATATTGCGCCTCACACGTTGCGGGTGGCTGCGATGTTCACAATCCTCACACGCCTCAAGGATCCCAAAAAGGGCGATATCGATCTTATCAAGAAGATGAGGCTCTATGATGGTGAAAGTGTAGAGGGCTATAACAGAGCAGATGTTGAGGAGTTGAAGAAGGAGCACCAGGATGAAGGTATGAGCGGAATCGATCCCCGCTATGTTATTAACCGGATATCTTCTACAATTATCAGGAAAGAAATTACTACGATCAATGCCCTGGATGTTCTGCGGTCTTTGAAAGAAGGGCTCGACCAGCATCCATCCATCACTTCGGATACGAGGGAACGTTATTTGAATTATATTTCTCTTGCACGTAAAGAGTATGATGATATTGCTAAGAAGGAAGTTCAGAAGGCATTTGTTTACTCTTATGAAGAATCAGCAAAAACTCTTATGGATAACTATCTTGATAATGTCGAGGCATATTGCAATAAGGCGAAGATGCGTGATCAGCTGACTGGAGAAGAGATCAATCCGGATGAAAAGCTGATGCGTTCTATCGAAGAGCAGATTGGTATTTCTGAAAATGCCAAGAAGGCGTTCCGTGAAGAAATACTGATCAGGATTTCAGCGTATGCCCGAAAAGGCAAAAGGTTTGATTACAATTCACATGACCGTCTTCGTGAAGCAATCCAGAAGAAGTTATTTGCTGACTTAAAGGATGTCGTCAAGATTACGACGTCTACAAAGACACCTGATGAGACGCAATTGAAAAAAATCAACAATGTCGTCGCCAGGCTGATCGATGAGCATGGATACAACTCCACTTCCGCGAACGAACTGCTGCGGTATGTGGGAAGTCTGTTAAATAGATAG
- the nfsA gene encoding oxygen-insensitive NADPH nitroreductase: MNQMIETLLNHRSVRSFKSKALDQEQIEAIVKSAQAASTSSFIQAYSIIGVTDQEKKDKLAEIAGNQSYVAANGHFFVFCADLHRHKVIAEMEKADLDDSIESTEKFMVALIDAALAAQNAAVAAESMGLGICYIGGIRNDLEAVKEVLKTPEHVIPLFGMAVGYPEQETDLKPRLAMEHIYMENEYLQDRSVFEKQLHTYNETTSEYYRARTGGKREDTWTGQMARMLGRKSRMYMKEFVEKQNLNKK; encoded by the coding sequence ATGAATCAGATGATTGAAACCTTATTAAACCACCGCTCTGTCAGGAGCTTTAAAAGTAAGGCGCTGGACCAGGAGCAAATCGAGGCAATTGTGAAAAGTGCACAGGCAGCATCTACTTCAAGCTTCATACAGGCTTATTCGATTATTGGGGTAACAGACCAGGAAAAGAAGGACAAGCTCGCTGAAATTGCTGGCAATCAATCATATGTTGCCGCTAATGGCCATTTCTTTGTGTTCTGTGCGGACCTCCATCGCCACAAGGTGATAGCAGAAATGGAAAAGGCTGACCTGGATGACTCGATTGAAAGCACAGAAAAATTCATGGTTGCATTAATTGATGCTGCACTGGCTGCGCAGAACGCTGCAGTTGCTGCTGAATCAATGGGGCTGGGTATTTGTTATATTGGCGGGATCCGCAATGACCTTGAAGCAGTGAAGGAAGTATTGAAGACGCCTGAACATGTCATTCCCCTTTTTGGTATGGCAGTAGGTTACCCTGAGCAGGAGACGGATTTGAAGCCTCGCCTTGCAATGGAGCATATTTATATGGAGAATGAGTATCTGCAAGACCGGAGTGTTTTTGAAAAGCAGCTGCATACCTATAATGAAACAACTTCGGAATATTACCGTGCAAGAACCGGCGGGAAGCGTGAAGACACCTGGACCGGCCAAATGGCCAGGATGCTCGGGCGTAAATCGAGGATGTATATGAAAGAGTTTGTGGAAAAACAGAATTTAAATAAAAAATAA
- a CDS encoding amidase domain-containing protein: protein MRDQLQELLEQRVLQCVSMPRNQLHECPGIELKKQSFANRSAEIVKAKADGRIKNKFEDAENASVLYDVNFQYLIKQKGLFYMEEEVEKRRAEFYKGVLVKDEKLSEIEPAETIEESMPVFSHEDVAQDRKGFRYDRLKAVQYAERWWNDYNPSFKKFEVDCTNYISQCLHAGGAPMRGYPNRSNGWWMQSNNWSFSWSVANAMRWHIPGSKLGLRGREVTIPEKLKLGDVICYDFEGDGRFDHTTIVTGHDADGMPLVNAHTYNCRMRYWAYKDSTAYTPNIKYKFFTITDDGDD from the coding sequence ATGCGTGATCAACTGCAGGAATTGCTGGAACAGCGTGTCCTTCAATGTGTATCCATGCCCCGCAATCAGTTGCATGAGTGTCCAGGCATTGAACTGAAGAAGCAAAGTTTTGCAAATAGGTCTGCTGAAATCGTAAAAGCAAAGGCAGACGGGAGAATCAAGAATAAATTTGAAGATGCTGAAAACGCTTCAGTTTTATACGATGTTAACTTTCAATATTTGATTAAGCAAAAGGGTTTATTTTACATGGAGGAGGAAGTGGAAAAGCGACGCGCTGAATTTTACAAAGGTGTTCTGGTTAAGGATGAGAAATTGAGTGAGATTGAGCCCGCTGAAACAATTGAGGAATCAATGCCTGTCTTTTCGCATGAGGATGTGGCACAGGATAGGAAAGGCTTCAGGTACGACAGGTTAAAGGCAGTCCAGTATGCTGAGCGCTGGTGGAATGACTATAATCCCTCATTTAAGAAGTTTGAAGTGGATTGTACGAACTATATATCACAATGTCTTCATGCCGGTGGCGCTCCTATGCGCGGGTACCCCAACCGAAGTAATGGATGGTGGATGCAAAGTAACAATTGGAGCTTCAGCTGGTCAGTAGCAAATGCAATGAGGTGGCATATTCCTGGTTCCAAGCTTGGATTAAGGGGAAGAGAGGTGACTATCCCGGAAAAGCTGAAGCTTGGTGACGTGATCTGTTATGATTTCGAGGGTGACGGCCGATTTGACCATACGACAATTGTAACCGGGCATGATGCCGACGGAATGCCGCTGGTCAATGCACACACGTATAATTGCCGCATGCGCTACTGGGCTTATAAGGACTCCACTGCCTACACACCTAATATAAAGTATAAGTTCTTTACAATCACGGATGATGGTGATGACTAA
- the queG gene encoding tRNA epoxyqueuosine(34) reductase QueG produces the protein MDTEILKKDIIAYSKSIGIDKIGFAAPTAFEEMKVRLYRQQELQYQSGFEEKDIEKRTEPALIFNRPKSIISIALAYPSKMKTLVVSKKGERRGIFCRASWGTDYHAVLRDRLKKLEEYIASKVPGARFKSMVDTGELVDRAVAERAGIGWSGKNCSIITPEFGSYVYLGEMITNIPFEPDTPMEDQCGSCNKCVDVCPTGALVQGGQLDAQKCIAFLTQTKGFLADEYREKLGNRIYGCDTCQTVCPENKGKDFHFHTEMEPDPEIAKPLLRPLLTISNREFKERFGHVSGSWRGKKPIQRNAIIALAHYKDDTAIEELILVMRDDPRPVLRGTAAWALGKIGGSDAQDALLRAADREQDEEVLEEIRKGLEFFNADSETNIRI, from the coding sequence TTGGATACGGAGATTCTGAAGAAAGATATTATTGCTTATAGTAAAAGCATAGGTATTGATAAAATCGGTTTTGCAGCGCCAACTGCGTTTGAAGAAATGAAAGTTAGATTATACAGGCAGCAGGAACTTCAATATCAATCAGGTTTTGAAGAGAAAGATATTGAAAAGAGGACAGAACCTGCACTTATTTTTAATCGTCCCAAATCGATTATATCGATTGCTCTCGCATATCCTTCCAAAATGAAAACCCTGGTGGTCAGCAAGAAGGGAGAGCGAAGGGGAATATTTTGCCGGGCTTCATGGGGGACGGATTATCATGCGGTGTTAAGAGACCGGCTAAAAAAGCTGGAAGAATATATAGCTTCGAAAGTTCCGGGAGCCCGCTTCAAATCGATGGTTGATACTGGAGAGCTTGTTGACAGGGCCGTGGCTGAAAGGGCAGGAATAGGCTGGAGCGGCAAAAACTGTTCGATCATCACCCCTGAGTTCGGTTCATATGTTTACTTGGGAGAAATGATAACGAATATTCCGTTTGAGCCTGATACACCTATGGAGGACCAGTGCGGCAGCTGTAATAAATGTGTCGATGTTTGTCCGACAGGGGCGCTTGTACAGGGCGGTCAGCTTGATGCGCAAAAATGTATAGCCTTCCTGACTCAGACTAAGGGGTTTTTAGCCGATGAGTACCGGGAAAAGCTTGGAAACCGTATTTATGGATGTGATACCTGCCAGACTGTATGTCCTGAAAATAAGGGGAAGGATTTTCACTTCCATACAGAAATGGAGCCGGATCCCGAGATTGCAAAACCGCTTTTGAGGCCCCTGCTGACGATCAGCAACAGAGAGTTCAAGGAAAGATTCGGCCATGTTTCCGGGTCATGGAGAGGAAAGAAGCCAATCCAGCGTAATGCAATCATTGCTCTCGCCCATTATAAGGATGATACAGCGATAGAGGAATTAATATTGGTAATGAGAGATGACCCAAGACCTGTCTTGAGGGGAACTGCAGCCTGGGCTCTCGGAAAAATTGGAGGGAGCGACGCACAGGATGCATTGTTGCGTGCAGCTGATAGAGAACAAGATGAAGAAGTATTGGAGGAAATCAGGAAAGGTCTTGAATTTTTCAATGCAGATTCAGAGACAAATATAAGAATTTAA
- the yhbH gene encoding sporulation protein YhbH, with product MTDESSHQFVISQEDWSLHRKGHDDQQRHQEKVQEAIKSNLPDLITEENIIMSNGRDVVKIPIRSLDEYKIRYNYDKNKHVGQGSGDTKVGDVVARDGSGQQQGPGKGQGAGDQAGEDYYEAEVSMMEIEEALFKELELPNLKKKEDQEHLVENIEFNDIRKTGLMGNIDKKRTMMSAYKRNAMTGKPSFHPIYKEDLKFKTWNEVVKPDSKAVVLAMMDTSGSMGLWEKYMARSFFFWMTRFLRSKYETVEIEFIAHHTEAKVVSEEDFFSKGESGGTICSSAYRKALELIDLKYNPSKFNIYPFHFSDGDNLTSDNARCVKLVEELMKVSNMFGYGEVNQYNRHSTLMSAYKNIKDDHFRYYILKQKADVFHAMKSFFKNEENKMYA from the coding sequence ATGACCGATGAAAGCAGTCACCAGTTTGTGATTTCCCAGGAAGATTGGTCCCTCCACCGCAAAGGACATGATGATCAGCAGCGCCATCAGGAAAAGGTACAGGAGGCCATTAAGAGCAATCTTCCTGACTTGATCACCGAAGAGAATATTATCATGTCCAACGGCAGGGATGTCGTAAAGATTCCGATTAGGTCACTGGATGAGTACAAAATCCGTTATAACTATGATAAAAACAAACATGTCGGCCAGGGCAGCGGGGATACAAAGGTTGGTGATGTTGTCGCCCGCGACGGTTCAGGCCAGCAGCAGGGGCCAGGTAAGGGGCAAGGAGCAGGAGACCAGGCTGGAGAAGACTATTATGAAGCAGAAGTATCGATGATGGAAATTGAGGAAGCGTTGTTTAAAGAGCTGGAACTTCCTAACCTGAAAAAGAAGGAAGATCAGGAACATCTCGTCGAAAATATTGAATTCAATGACATCCGGAAGACCGGTTTAATGGGCAACATTGACAAAAAGCGGACGATGATGTCTGCTTACAAGAGGAATGCGATGACAGGCAAGCCATCCTTCCACCCTATTTATAAGGAAGATTTAAAGTTTAAGACCTGGAATGAGGTCGTAAAGCCCGACTCAAAAGCAGTGGTGCTTGCCATGATGGATACGAGCGGCAGTATGGGGCTCTGGGAAAAATATATGGCAAGAAGCTTTTTCTTCTGGATGACCCGCTTCCTGCGCTCCAAATATGAAACTGTCGAGATTGAGTTCATCGCTCACCATACCGAAGCAAAAGTGGTGTCTGAGGAAGACTTTTTCTCAAAAGGAGAAAGCGGTGGCACAATTTGTTCATCCGCCTATAGAAAAGCTTTAGAACTCATTGATTTAAAGTATAATCCAAGCAAGTTTAATATTTACCCATTCCATTTTTCCGATGGGGATAACCTGACCTCCGATAATGCCCGCTGTGTAAAGTTAGTTGAAGAGCTGATGAAGGTCTCCAATATGTTCGGATATGGAGAAGTCAATCAGTACAACCGCCACTCGACCCTAATGTCCGCGTATAAAAACATTAAAGATGACCATTTCAGATATTATATCCTCAAGCAAAAAGCCGATGTATTCCATGCCATGAAGAGTTTTTTCAAAAATGAAGAAAATAAAATGTACGCTTAA